The genomic segment cagtccctggacCGTGTGTGGCGTGCAGCTATAGAAATTAGGAATGGATTTTTCagttttatttagttaattaattaattaatgaaaaattcaaaaagttagttttgacattttcattaataagacaattaattaattaaaagataaattgtaattggttacattttttttttaaatttaaatattttctatttaagttagacttatcagaaaataacaaGATACTTaatttattcgctctaagaaaagaaTGATACTTTCCATCTCTCTCTGAAAAAGAtatagaaccaatctcaggcctattctcttgatctcatttgttgagtacatcaagttgaatccgaaatataccatcatttattctctaagtgcccacacacttcttgaggtgtagagaacgttgtggaatatcttggtgtgagtacctgggagcagcttggataggaagattgtttattttacgaaaagatagcaagggcacttgataggcatcaagatgtatgttctttattcttttcttgtttatgattaatgtatgtatatcaATGGATAtccatatttaaaagtagtttaaatatgttacaaaatttttgttgtacactgggccaacccatcactaTTCCGATGCGTATTaagaaactcgttcctaacagtaaCGTCCCAAAGATGCTAATAGtgtttagtgtcttgattagcgtgccaggagggtataattatatatatgtgattaattgattaaatgcgtgactatgtggcatgcataatttatatgataatatgaatatatttatatgcatgtgttttgacactacaagaaaaaatgtttttaataagaccaaaaatgtgttatcaaaacataccataacactttttgatatgttaagactgactatgttatcgtaggtcagggtactttacataacactttatcattgttatacagatgtgttattatactgtcaacgataacacactttctgtgttattttaataaatagataagtgtttaattacattatttatagtcgattatataacacatttcaatacttataaatttgtgtcatactacactttagtataacacattttttgtgttatactacactttagtaaaacacattatttgtgttatataatgaagtttgcataacaaaattctttacttataaaaagtattattgtaatagatattatagcacatttttcatattattttaatatttagataagtttaaattctcattatatattcatttatataacactaatttattctattatattttaattttttttatataattaaaattagctttctaatatatacaagtatcatcaaatgaacttgattttcaaataacaaaaagtaaaaacattcaacattgtattaacaatccacaaattagtttaaaacattcaacactgtcatcaacaacaaaatgttcttaaagtattcaagtagtcttaaatattcaacatattgaaaagttactactttcagcacaaaatattctacaactgcccaacacaaagccttcaaaattaagtatccttttctatttcgcttggcacatctgcaaaataaacaaagaaatattttattgttattatctagcatcacaaattacttcaagaaaaatgatatggaaattatttccaagagaggacaccacatacaaaataatgaattcacaactacaccaaagcaaacaaagaaaccaaacactaaattataagacattggttctttttttagtatgaaaatgtacctcttggaataacgtttttagaaggccatgcaactgtggaaccaactgcttcttgtattgtaagcatcgcattattaggacgaaataagtaagattctggtacaatatcagcatcaacccatactcgcataaaatctggtccaagaggctttccatgtacagttaactttggatcactagaatcccaacaaccttcagcaacaattacatctgcccagtcaagcaagtagcaagcattcttcccttctataaagttatgtcttttttctagtgcaatactctaccaaattgattttaaagacaatatattagtttttgtatttgttcttctaaaatgaatgattaaaacaataacaactttgataatttaccttaggggaatgaatattgtttgactgcggtacattgctagactgtccttcgcttggtgtcactttaccactaacctaaatataaaaccaagataagtttcattggaagaaaagaaaactaaggtttataagtgcaagatagaattaccaccaagcgttctttaagtagattcatcatttcagtcattttgagcttcatattctgttgctcttcttctaacttggagatcttgctattacacatattaacaacagttagcttCGACCATGTTACGCCTCTTCCGTGTCCGATTAAAcgaccagattttgggttaccaaacaattttgtcaaggcatcctcatctgcgttgtctgtagttccagattttgggtcttcaaggagaatctcattcaatgaaccctgcatataaattattataactaatgtatgcattatggaaaataaatataaaatcacaaaaattaaatgactaatacttacaaaaatatcagatgccgttgggtttacaggttcaccattcttcttggtatgggctctccgaaaagcatcgattgtagatattttaacatcctgattttcttttttctacacaatacaacaatagagattataaaatagagactacaataatggaagcaaaaatacaaacagtataaaacttaattattaccatatcattgattgttcgagcatatcctcttcgacttaaggtgtgtggaacaactttctttcttctctcttggtatttggcccttatatcctatttaataaataagtaaaagaagCATAACAGTATTTAATTTAACATCAACAGAGATAAAAGAGGCAgctgataactctaggatttagagttatttttaagatctttgagcttgtttttaagttgaaaagagtgatgaaagtgtgtttactgtgaatttgtttaatttttacccttttgttctaGGTAGCGAGTCCATATTGAGAGTCGGTAATTTGATGTAttatttgtaaatattttatgtaaatttCTGTTCTGTGTTGTTTAGGAAAGGAAACTTAAAAATGCCAAAGGGAATTAAAAGGAGCAGAAGGAAACGGGGACTGAAAGGGGAGCATTGCTGTTTCGTTGCTGTAGGCCAAACCCATAGCAATCCTGTGGAGAAGACAGATGACGTGGACAAAAGCCAGTTGCACTTAAGTAATTACCTCAGCGCCTATGTGGCATCCATTTTAATGAAATAAGTcagctggctgaggtggcaagagaGGGACCAAAGAAGGAAATGGGCTATCTAATTAGGGTAAAGAAAGTACCCTAAAAGGAAGGACCCAGCCGTAATATAGAGCAGTACCATTTTGGAGATTTCTAATTCTTACTATCAccatcagagaaagaaaaagtacaaagaaaaaaagaggaaaaacagagaGGATACACAGAAGAGGAAGGTCAACAAGGCTCACGGCCAGGAGGATTTAGCACAACAAAAATCCTTCTAACTCTTTCTTCTACCCTCCTCATTTTCTAGTGTATCTTCTTATTATCTAATTTGTGAACTGAGTATTATGGATGATTTCATTTCAGCTGGTTTTGTAATCTTGATTTCAGACATGAACTAATTTCCTTAAGATTTGGGTGGCTATGAACCCTATATGATGAAGTATTGATTCAATGCATGAGTTTAGTAATTTTGCCATTGTTCATTTAAGTGTAATTTATGCTCAATGATTGTTGTTTACTGGCCATAACTAACAATTAACTAGCTAGATCTGATTTTGGAAAGAATTTGTCTAGCTGAATCCACTTAAATGATGTAAGAGAAATACCATTTTAGGTAAATCTTAGTAGTAAAATAGGAATGTTTTGCTACCTTGTATAACCTGAGATTTGGTGATTTAATGACTGTTTTGCAacctgatttaatataggaatatGTTGAATTGAGTTGTGAAAGTATatcagtgggttttggaaaaagCTTACTGGTCTCTTGTGAAATCGGTTAACTCTGTGCTTGATTGCTGAACCattgctataacaactgggcaATTTATACAGGGGAAATAGCCATCCAGATCTAATTGTTCACATAGATCTTCTCTGAATTAATTTTTTCtgagttcttcattttattttaattgaaattaCGTATACCCATTAAATTTCAGATTCATATTCCAATCATTCTcataatttctttttcttttatttttaaattgttctttagttgattttgcaattatttagtttaaaatctctgtggagacgatactcacttaCTACTATATGACTCGTTgccgactgtgtatacttgcacattttaattgcttaaatttacgcaacaagtttttggcgccgttgccggggattcaAAATTAAATTCTGTTTTATCAACTAATTTGCAATTTATTTCTGTTGTTTTTAAATCTGTTTGTTCTGGCTGTATACTTTCAGGTCTATCTAGTGCATGAACAAACAAGACGACTTTgaacttgctcctattgaccccgagatCGAACGTACTTTCAGAAAAAGGAGAAAGGCTCAACAGGCTAAAAGCTGCGGCACTATGGCTGAACGTGTTGATGATGAGGCGGATGGCCAGCAAGTTACTAATCCCATTATTTTGGCGGATGACAGAGCCAGAGCAATACGGGAATACactgcccccatgtttaatgagctaaATCCAGGCATTGTGAGGCCAGAAATACAAGCACCTCAATTCGAGCTCAAGCCAGTGATGTTTCAAATGCTCCAAACCGTGGGGCAGTTCAGCGGGATGCCAACGGAGGATCCTCATCTCCACCTCCGTTCATtcttggaggtgagcgattcctTTAAGCTTCAAGGAGTGAGTGAAGAAGCATTATGGTTGAAGCTATTTCCATTCTCGTTAAGagaccgagctagatcatggctcaacaCTTTGCCTTCTGATTCCGTCACAAATTGGAATGATCTAGCTGAGAAATTTCTACGAAAATATTTACCTCCCACCAGAAATGCAAAATTCAGAAGTGAAATTATGTCTTTCCAGCAGCTTGAAGATGAATCTACCAGTGATGCGTGGGAGAGATTTAAAGAGCTTTTGTGGAAGTGTCCACACCACGGCATCCCGCACTGTATACAGATGGAGACCTTCTATAATGGCCTCAATGcagcttctagaatggtgttaGATGCCTCGGCCAATGGTGCTATTTTGTCCAAGTCTTATAATGAAGCATTTGAAATTTTGGAGAGAATTGCaagcaacaattatcaatggtccaacACGAGAGCTTTGACATGTAGGAAAGTGGCAGGGGTTCTTGAAGTAGATGCCTTAACGGCTTTGACAGCTCAAATGGCATCAATGACCAATATTTTGAAAAATCTGAGTTTGGGAGGCAACATTCAGCCAGCTGCCGCTATTCAAAGTGGAGACATTTCCTGTGTGtattgtggagatgggcataTGTTTGAAAACTGCCCGTCCAACCCAGCTGCAGTTTGTTATGTGGGTAACCAGAATTACAATCGCAACAATAGCCCATACTCAAATTTGTATAATCCAGCTTGGAGGCAGCATCCGAATCtgtcttgggggggggggggtcaaggagcaagtTCCAGAGGAGCGCCAGCACAAGGGAAACAGTCATTTCCGCCAGGTTTTTCTCAACAACCAAGGGCTCAGCAACCTCACCAATCTCAAGGCTCTCAATCTAGTtctttggagagtttaatgagGGATTATATGGCAAAGAATGATGTGGTGATTCAGAGCCAAGCAGCGTCTCTTCGTAACCTGGAAATGCAGTTTGGGCAACTGGCTAATGATCTGAAAAATAGGCCACAAGGTTCTTTGCCTATTGACACTGAGAATCTGCGGAGGGATGGTAAAGAACATTGCAAGGCAATTAATTTACGAAGTGGAAAAATTCTGGAAAATGATGAGGAGAAAACAAAGGGCAGTagggagcccacttcaatccaaacagAGGGAGAATCTAGTCAAAAATCAGCAAGTGAAGCTATTGAAACTGGCCCAGTTGATACAGCATTGGGTCAGCAATCTGTTCCAGTAAAGACGTTGCACAAGCCGCCCCCACCATTTCCTCAACGTTTTAGAAAACAGCAGCAAGATGGGCAGTTCAGGAAGTTTCTGGATGTACTGAAACAACTCCATATCAATATTCCCTTAGTGGAAGCATTGGAGCAAATGCCAAATTACGTAAGTTTCTAAAAgatattttgatgaaaaaaaggAGGCTGGGAGAGTTTGAAACTGTTGCTCTCACAGAAGGTTGCAGTGCTATGTTGAAAAGTAAAATCCCTCCAAAATTAAAAGATCCAGGCAGTTTTACGATCCCATGTTCTATTGGTGGAAGAGATGTGGGAAGAGCGTTATGCGATTTGGGCGCTAGTATTAATCTAATGCCTATGTCTATTTTCAAGAAGCTGGGTATTGGTGAAGCTCGGCCCACCACAGTTACATTGCAGTTAGTGGACAGATCCATGGCTCATCCAGAAGGGAAGATTGAGGACGTGTTAGTACAGGTTGACAAGTTTATATTCCCAGCCGACTTCATTATTCTTGATTATGAAGCGGATCGAGAAGTACCCATTATTTTGGGGAAATCGTTTCTTGCCACAGGACGGACGTTGATTGATGTGCAAAATGGTGAACTCACCATGAGGGTGAATGATCAACAAGTTACATTTAGTGTGTTCAAAGCCATGAAGTTTCCGGATGAAATTGAAGAATGCTCTAGTTTAAGTGTAATTGAGACACTTGTGGCTGAAACTTTCAACAAGGAAATTTGCACAACTAATTTGGGGATGAAGATTTTTGAAGATGATGAAGATTCTAGCAGTGAAGAGGAGTCTCAAGTTACTTGGGTAGAGTCACATAAACCAGCCAGGAATTTCAGCAAGTATTCTGAGTCTTTAAATCTGTCTGAAGGAAACTTTAAGCCTCCAAAACCATCCATCCAAGAACCACTGAAGCTGGAATTAAAGCCGCTGCCCAGCCACTTGAAATATGCTTATTTGGGGGACAATGACACACTTCCAGTAATTATTTCTTCATGTTTAGAGGCTGAAGCTGAGGATTCTTTGCTGGAATTATTGAAGAAATACAAGAAAGCAATCGGCTGGACTATGGTTGATATACAAGGTATTAGCCCAACACTGTGTATGCATAAAATTCTGCTGGAGTCTGGTTGTAGCAATTCTGTTGAGCAACAAAGGAGGCTGAATCCAGTTATGAAGAAAGTTGTTCGAAAGGAGGTGATAAAGTGGCTGGATTACGGCATTGTCTATCCTATTTCAGACAGCTCTTGAGTTAGCCTAGTTTAGTGCGTGCCTAAAAAAGGAGGAGTTACAGTTGTGACCAATGACAACAATGAGTTGATTCCCACAAGAACGGTGACTGGTTGGAGAGTGTATATGGATTACCGGAAGCTTAACAAAGCCACACGGAAGGATCATTTTCCGCTGTCGTTTATTGCTCAAATGTTAGACCGCTTGGCTGGGAAAGAATTTTTCTgttttcttgatggttattcaggttataaccagatttccatagCCCCGGAAGACCAGGAGAAAACCACATTTACCTGCCCCTACGGCACTTTCGCCTTTAGAAGAATGCCGTTTGGTTTATGCAACGCGCCAGCCAcctttcaaaggtgtatgatggcGATCTTTTCCGATATGGCGGAaagtattttggaaatttttatgGACGACTTTTCAGTTTATGGTGATTCTTTTGATACCTGTTTGTCTAATTTGGAGCAGGTTTTATCAAGGTGTGAAGAAACCCACTTAGTCCTCaactgggaaaaatgccattttatggtgaaagagggcATAGTGTTGGGTCATAAAGTATCTAAAAAAGGAATTGAGGTAGATAAAGCGAAGCTGGACGTAATTGAAAATTTACCACCACCAACGACTGTAAAAGGGATAAGAAGTTTTTTGGGACACGCTGGGTTCTATAGGCGGTTTATCAAGGATTTCTCAAAGGTGTCAAAGCCTCTTTGTTCACTACTGGAACTAAACTGCCAGTTTGAATTTACTGCTGAGTGTCATGAAGCATTTTTGAAGTTGAAAATAGCTCTAATAACTGCTCCAGTGATCGCAGCTCCCGATTGGTCCTTACCTTTTGAACTCATGTGTGACGCGAGTGATTTCGCTATTGGGGCAGTCCTTGGGCAGCGAAGAGGAAAGATTTTTCACTCAATTTATTATGCCAGTAAGACGTTGATTGATGCTCAAATTAATTACTCCACCACTGAAAATGAGCTGCTGGCTGTTGTTTTCGCATTTGAAAAATTCAGATCTTATCTGGTGGGCACAAAGGTGATAGTGTACACTAACCATTCAGCAATTAAGTACCTAATAGCCAAGAAAGATTCCAAACCAAGACTAATTCGTTGGGTATTATTGTTGGAAGAATTTGATCTTGAAATCCGCGATCGAAAGGGTACCGAGAACCAAGTGGCTGATCACTTGTCTCGGCTGGAACCAAGTGTTGACAACAAGGAAGAAATGCAAATTCAAGACTCATTCCCAGATGAACAGCTGCTGGTTATAACCCAGGATAATTTTCCTTGGTATGCTGATGTGGTGAACTATTTGGTGAGTGGATTACAGCCCCCAGATTTAAACAAGCAGCAGCTAAAAAAGTTCTTCCACGATGTCATACCTGTATAAACAATGTCCCGACCAGATAATGAGGCGTTGTGTGCCTGAAAATGAAGTGTCCAGCATCTTAGAACACTACCACTCAGCTCCATATGGTGGCCATTTCGGTGGACAGCGGACAGCAGCTAAAGTTTTTCAATCCGGATATTATTGGCCATCTATTTTTAAAGACGCCCATGAGTTTGCTAAGAAGTGTGATCGCTGCCAGCGTGTGGGAAACATTTCAGCAAGAAACGAAATGCCTCTGAACTGCATCctggaagttgagttgtttgatgtatggggaattgactttaTGGGGCCATTTCCACAGTCATTTGGAAATCTGTACATCTTGGTGGCAGtagactatgtgtctaaatgggtggagGCAGTGGCGAGTCCTACCAATGACTCTAAAGTGGTGATGAAGTTTTTACATAAGCATGTGTTCACACGTTTTGGGACTCCACGAGCTTTGATCAGTGATGAAGGAACCCATTTTGTCAACAAAATATTGGCTGCTTTGTTAGCCAAATACAGTGTCAAGCACAAGATCGCCACTGCTTATCACCCTCAAATAAACGGGCAAGCGGAAATCTCCAACAGAGAGATAAAGGG from the Humulus lupulus chromosome X, drHumLupu1.1, whole genome shotgun sequence genome contains:
- the LOC133806768 gene encoding uncharacterized protein LOC133806768; the encoded protein is MNKQDDFELAPIDPEIERTFRKRRKAQQAKSCGTMAERVDDEADGQQVTNPIILADDRARAIREYTAPMFNELNPGIVRPEIQAPQFELKPVMFQMLQTVGQFSGMPTEDPHLHLRSFLEVSDSFKLQGVSEEALWLKLFPFSLRDRARSWLNTLPSDSVTNWNDLAEKFLRKYLPPTRNAKFRSEIMSFQQLEDESTSDAWERFKELLWKCPHHGIPHCIQMETFYNGLNAASRMVLDASANGAILSKSYNEAFEILERIASNNYQWSNTRALTCRKVAGVLEVDALTALTAQMASMTNILKNLSLGGNIQPAAAIQSGDISCVYCGDGHMFENCPSNPAAVCYVGNQNYNRNNSPYSNLYNPAWRQHPNLSWGGGGQGASSRGAPAQGKQSFPPGFSQQPRAQQPHQSQGSQSSSLESLMRDYMAKNDVVIQSQAASLRNLEMQFGQLANDLKNRPQGSLPIDTENLRRDGKEHCKAINLRSGKILENDEEKTKGSREPTSIQTEGESSQKSASEAIETGPVDTALGQQSVPVKTLHKPPPPFPQRFRKQQQDGQFRKFLDVLKQLHINIPLVEALEQMPNYVSF